One part of the Lapillicoccus jejuensis genome encodes these proteins:
- a CDS encoding Fur family transcriptional regulator produces the protein MPPETEVVTLLRQADLRVTRPRVAVLEVLRRRAHADTESVIAEVRGELGQVSHQAVYDVLRVLTDAGLVRRIQPLGSVARYEVRVGDNHHHVVCRRCGTIADVDCAVGEAPCLTPSTDHGFVVDEAEVLFWGTCPACRGAAP, from the coding sequence CGGCAGGCGGACCTGCGCGTGACCCGACCCCGGGTCGCCGTCCTCGAGGTCCTGCGGCGCCGGGCGCACGCCGACACCGAGTCGGTCATCGCCGAGGTCCGCGGCGAGCTCGGGCAGGTCTCGCACCAGGCGGTGTACGACGTCCTGCGCGTCCTCACCGACGCCGGTCTCGTGCGCCGGATCCAGCCGCTCGGCTCGGTCGCGCGCTACGAGGTCCGGGTCGGCGACAACCACCACCACGTCGTCTGCCGGCGCTGCGGCACCATCGCCGACGTCGACTGCGCCGTCGGCGAGGCCCCCTGCCTCACCCCGTCCACCGACCACGGCTTCGTCGTCGACGAGGCCGAGGTCCTCTTCTGGGGTACCTGCCCCGCGTGCCGGGGCGCCGCCCCCTGA
- the katG gene encoding catalase/peroxidase HPI: MTEHDTREGNLNESEAGVCPVAHGDRMPEPVAGGSNHEWWPGQLNLAVLRKHGVTANPMEEDFDYPAEFDTLDLAAVKADLTALMTDSKDFWPADFGHYGGLMIRMAWHSAGTYRVQDGRGGAGTGQQRFAPLNSWPDNGNLDKARRLLWPIKKKYGRKLSWADLIVLAGNVALESMGFQTFGYAGGRTDVYEPDNDVYWGPERTWLGDERYHGDRELENPLAAVQMGLIYVNPEGPNGKPDPLLAAHDIRETFKRMAMNDEETVALIAGGHTFGKTHGAGDPQLVEAEPEGAPIEQLGLGWKNGYNTGKGQDAITSGLEVTWTTTPTRWSNDYFDHLFQYEWELHKSPGGAYQWRPKDGAGEGTVPGPSPDSPRRQPTMLTTDLSLRVDPVYEKISRRFHENPAEFADAFARAWYKLTHRDMGPKDRYHGPEVPAEELLWQDPVPAVDHELVSEADVAELKKQVLATGVSVSDLVWTAWAAASSFRGSDKRGGVNGGRIRLEPQKSWEVNEPGRLATVVTALEGVQQSFNAAQTGGKKVSFADLVVIGGAAAVEKAAQDAGVSVTVPVHPGRTDATQEQTDVESFSWMEPQTEGFRNYLGKGSHLPAEFTLVDKANLLGLSAPQMTVLVGGLRVLGATYQGSSYGVLTDRVGQLTNDFFTNLVDMDVEWHGVGGATATVFEATDASGATRWTGTRNDLVFGSNSELRALTEVYAADDAHEKFVRDFVDAWVQVMDADRFDLHR, translated from the coding sequence GTGACCGAGCACGACACCCGCGAGGGCAACCTCAACGAGTCCGAGGCGGGGGTGTGCCCCGTCGCCCACGGCGACCGCATGCCCGAGCCCGTCGCTGGCGGCAGCAACCACGAGTGGTGGCCCGGCCAGCTCAACCTGGCGGTCCTGCGCAAGCACGGCGTCACCGCCAACCCGATGGAGGAGGACTTCGACTACCCGGCGGAGTTCGACACCCTCGACCTCGCGGCGGTGAAGGCCGACCTCACGGCCCTCATGACCGACAGCAAGGACTTCTGGCCGGCCGACTTCGGCCACTACGGCGGCCTGATGATCCGGATGGCGTGGCACTCCGCGGGCACCTACCGCGTCCAGGACGGCCGCGGCGGTGCCGGCACCGGACAGCAGCGGTTCGCCCCGCTCAACTCGTGGCCCGACAACGGCAACCTCGACAAGGCCCGCCGCCTGCTGTGGCCGATCAAGAAGAAGTACGGGCGCAAGCTGTCGTGGGCCGACCTCATCGTCCTCGCCGGCAACGTCGCGCTGGAGTCGATGGGCTTCCAGACCTTCGGCTACGCCGGTGGTCGCACCGACGTCTACGAGCCCGACAACGACGTCTACTGGGGCCCCGAGCGCACCTGGCTCGGCGACGAGCGGTACCACGGAGACCGCGAGCTGGAGAACCCGCTCGCCGCGGTCCAGATGGGCCTGATCTACGTCAACCCCGAGGGCCCCAACGGCAAGCCGGACCCGCTGCTCGCCGCGCACGACATCCGCGAGACGTTCAAGCGGATGGCGATGAACGACGAGGAGACCGTCGCGCTCATCGCCGGCGGGCACACCTTCGGCAAGACCCACGGCGCCGGTGACCCGCAGCTGGTCGAGGCCGAGCCGGAGGGCGCGCCGATCGAGCAGCTCGGCCTGGGGTGGAAGAACGGCTACAACACCGGCAAGGGCCAGGACGCCATCACGTCCGGCCTCGAGGTCACCTGGACCACGACGCCGACCCGGTGGAGCAACGACTACTTCGACCACCTCTTCCAGTACGAGTGGGAGCTGCACAAGAGCCCGGGTGGCGCGTACCAGTGGCGCCCGAAGGACGGCGCCGGTGAGGGCACCGTCCCCGGCCCGAGCCCCGACTCGCCGCGCCGCCAGCCGACGATGCTGACGACCGACCTGTCGCTGCGCGTCGACCCGGTCTACGAGAAGATCTCGCGCCGCTTCCACGAGAACCCGGCCGAGTTCGCCGACGCCTTCGCCCGCGCCTGGTACAAGCTGACCCACCGCGACATGGGTCCGAAGGACCGCTACCACGGCCCCGAGGTCCCGGCCGAGGAGCTGCTGTGGCAGGACCCGGTGCCGGCCGTCGACCACGAGCTCGTCTCCGAGGCCGACGTGGCCGAGCTGAAGAAGCAGGTGCTCGCCACGGGCGTCTCCGTCAGCGACCTGGTGTGGACCGCGTGGGCCGCCGCGTCGTCCTTCCGCGGGAGCGACAAGCGAGGCGGCGTCAACGGCGGCCGCATCCGCCTCGAGCCGCAGAAGTCCTGGGAGGTCAACGAGCCCGGCCGGCTGGCGACCGTCGTCACCGCCCTCGAGGGCGTGCAGCAGTCGTTCAACGCGGCGCAGACCGGCGGCAAGAAGGTCAGCTTCGCCGACCTCGTCGTCATCGGCGGGGCCGCGGCGGTCGAGAAGGCGGCGCAGGACGCCGGCGTCTCCGTCACCGTGCCGGTCCACCCGGGCCGCACCGACGCCACCCAGGAGCAGACCGACGTCGAGTCGTTCTCCTGGATGGAGCCGCAGACCGAGGGCTTCCGCAACTACCTCGGCAAGGGCAGCCACCTGCCGGCGGAGTTCACCCTCGTCGACAAGGCCAACCTGCTCGGCCTCAGCGCCCCGCAGATGACCGTGCTCGTCGGCGGGCTGCGCGTCCTCGGCGCGACCTACCAGGGGTCGTCGTACGGCGTCCTCACCGACCGGGTCGGGCAGCTGACCAACGACTTCTTCACCAACCTCGTCGACATGGACGTGGAGTGGCACGGGGTCGGCGGCGCGACGGCGACGGTCTTCGAGGCCACCGACGCGAGCGGGGCGACCCGCTGGACGGGGACGCGCAACGACCTCGTCTTCGGCAGCAACTCCGAGCTGCGGGCCCTCACCGAGGTCTACGCCGCCGACGACGCGCACGAGAAGTTCGTCCGCGACTTCGTCGACGCGTGGGTCCAGGTCATGGACGCGGACCGGTTCGACCTGCACCGCTGA